From the genome of Papaver somniferum cultivar HN1 chromosome 2, ASM357369v1, whole genome shotgun sequence, one region includes:
- the LOC113349753 gene encoding uncharacterized protein LOC113349753, translating to MACVMTRAKAITSFENYQILKTSRKPHYPPTQISFHKQPVGLGNTRLTLKKKKTRHFVSCCCFKAEFPSTTWWKEKSAGIALEIAKALILWIAGRLYKKCVFIASPPFAKDDMIQLKVNGDLICGAVEKIGYTKTYIRGVDGHIYSVPNAEVDSKNIKHLTLVTKVSNVKADAEKITKKEGDAILNGQGDARNAPKKDVDTELKLWGVTLSVQISFESYEKMNKKIKAIRDFITSNDHVKAHKHITVFIEAFLPDKKAFKVSMGFFVDAHKNINDYSDIQGYFQMKLEELVTLTVNEMS from the exons ATGGCATGTGTAATGACCAGAGCCAAAGCCATTACTAGTTTTGAGAATTATCAGATTCTTAAAACCAGTAGAAAACCACATTATCCTCCCACTCAAATTAGCTTCCACAAACAGCCAGTAGGATTAGGAAATACCAGGCttacattgaagaagaagaagacgaggcACTTTGTATCCTGTTGTTGTTTCAAAGCTGAATTTCCCTCTACAACATG GTGGAAAGAAAAATCTGCTGGTATTGCTTTGGAGATTGCTAAAGCTTTGATACTCTGG ATAGCGGGAAGGTTGTACAAGAAATGTGTATTCATCGCAAGTCCTCCATTTGCCAAAGATGATATGATACAACTCAAAGTTAACGGGGACCTGATATGCGGAGCTGTGGAG AAAATTGGCTATACAAAGACATATATCAGAGGGGTTGATGGTCATATATATAGTGTACCAAATGCTGAAGTTGATTCCAAGAATATTAAACACCTCACCCTGGTCACTAAAGTTTCTAATGTCAAAGCTGATGCTGAAAAAATTACCAAGAAAGAAGGCGACGCAATACTGAATGGGCAAGGTGATGCCAGAAACGCTCCCAAGAAAGATGTAGACACAGAATTAAAATTGTGGGGAGTCACCTTAAGCGTGCAGATAAGTTTTGAAAGTTACGAGAAGATGAATAAAAAGATAAAGGCAATCCGTGACTTCATTACCAGCAATGATCATGTTAAAGCACACAAGCATATCACGGTCTTCATTGAGGCTTTTTTACCCGATAAAAAAGCATTCAAG GTTTCAATGGGTTTCTTCGTGGATGCGCATAAGAATATAAACGATTACTCAGACATTCAG GGGTATTTCCAGATGAAGCTGGAAGAATTGGTAACACTGACAGTCAATGAGATGAGCTGA